The genomic DNA TCCAGTCATCGCAGCCGCCAGCGTCAACGATACGTACCCCGCGATTGCTGCTGCGATCGTCCTTCTTCCTGATGTTATCTCAGAGGTGCCGCTGATCAATCTGTAAACATAATACGCCGAGAAGGGCATCAGCACAGCCATATTGAAGCAGTTCGCAGCTATCGCTGTAATCCCACCATCTCCAAACATCAGCGCCTGGAGCACTAGTGCGACAGATATTGATATCACCGCTGCCCACGGCCCGAGGACTATGCCTATTATCGCACCACCAACAGCATGTCCTGTGCTGCCTCCAGGTATCGGGACGTTGAACATCATTATCACAAATGAGAACGCTGCTGAGAGCGCCAGCAACGGAACCTGTCTGGATCTCAGCTCCCTGCCAAGCCGCCTTGCAGAGTAGACCCAGATGGGGATCATTATGAGCCACGTGGCCACGATCGTGTATGGCCCGAGATATCCGTCTGGTATATGCATATAATCACCGGTCGCTCATATCACCTCTAGTTATAAATTAATTTCGCACAGATATACTAACTAAGATGAAAATATTTTATATTATTACTAGATCTCGCGCTTGCCTTATCTGGAGATCATTCCGCGTATCCTCGATTCGAGGTGCTCGATCTCCCTGGAGTCTGTGATGGATCTGAGCAGCGCGAGATCGCGGCGCAGCGGGCCGGCGAGGAGCTCTCTGTCCCCCTGAGCCCTCTCCGCTGCATCTACGAGCTCATGTATCCTTTTGATGCGTT from Methanothrix thermoacetophila PT includes the following:
- the cbiM gene encoding cobalt transporter CbiM, which translates into the protein MHIPDGYLGPYTIVATWLIMIPIWVYSARRLGRELRSRQVPLLALSAAFSFVIMMFNVPIPGGSTGHAVGGAIIGIVLGPWAAVISISVALVLQALMFGDGGITAIAANCFNMAVLMPFSAYYVYRLISGTSEITSGRRTIAAAIAGYVSLTLAAAMTGFMFGIQPLLHKDAAGYPLYMPYGLDVALPAMLIEHALGFSFLEAIVTALIFAYVQKADPSLLSYGRPSRA